The bacterium nucleotide sequence CCCTGGCGAGTGTCGCCCATCGCGAACTCAGCCTCTGCCTGCTCCAGGAAGACCAGGGACTGCGTGACCCGTTTCGCGACCGTGGACTCCTTGATCATGGTCATCGATGGTAACCCCTTCCTGTCTGTTGTAGGTCAGCCTGAGGCCCGACCCGACCGGCATACGAGATCGGCTCCGGACCCTATGGGAGACCGGGAAGCGTGGGTGTCGTGGGCAATTGGTACGGGTCGTCCGCTCCACGCGGTGGTCGGGCTCGGCGGATTCGGTGCCAGGCCTCCCTGAGTGGGGTGGCGCCCACGTAGTAGCGTCCTCGACGCTCTCCGCGTGGATCCAGGAGGCCCGCACGTGTCATCGCGGCGAGGTCTCTCGTGGCCACGGCACTGCTCACCTTGTCGCCGTACGAGATCTCGATGAGGCTCATGTACAGGGACCGCCGCAGCCTCCATCCTCGGGCCGAGTCGACCAGGGCGGCCACCGTCCTGGCGGGTAGACGGTGCTGCGCGGCCAACTGCTCGCACCTATCCCAGAGTTCCTCCATCTCTCGTATTCGCCGGCGCACGGTCATGGCTTGGCGGTAGTGCGCGGTTATGCAGAACTCGATCCAGGGACGAGCGCTGCGATCTGGTGACCACCGGCCTCCGGCCACATCGGTCAGCGCCGCGTAGTAGGCGGGTGTGTTGCGGCCCAGATACTCCTCGATGCTGAAGAACTCGGGAGACAGGAGGCCATCGCTTCCGAGGACCAACGACTGTAGACAGCGGGCTACCCGTCCGTTTCCATCGCTGAACGGATGGACGAGCACCAGGTTCAAGTGCGCCATGGCACCCGTCACTATGACGTGCTGATCGCTGGCGTTGATCTGATCCAACAGAGCGCTAACCAGGGGCTCGACCAGCGATCGCTCGGGCGCCTCGTAGACGGCGCGGCCCTCGTTGTCGTTGACCCATACCGGTCCCGGCCGCCACAGCCCGGGATTACTCGACAGGTCGTGTCGCGTGATCATGAAGTGCAGGGCCCGGAGCGTGGAGGCGTCGATCGTGGGTGCTTCCCGTGCCTGCTGGATCACGTAGGTCATGGCGTCCCGGTACCCGGCAACGGCATCCCGAGTTGCGGGATCAAGGCTGGTAGGGTCCTCGTTCGCCATCACGGCCGCCACATCCTCGACGGTCGCGTGATAACCCTCGATAGAGTTCGAACCCTGGACAGCTCGCGCAACGGTTGCCCTTCTCAGGGTTCCGTACCACCGGCGCGGGTTCCTGACGTAGAGCCTCAGGTTGTCCCGCAAGCCGTTGATGGCGTCCAGCGCCCGCTCATCGCTCGGGGACAGGAGAGGCGTTCGGTAGATCATGCGATCCATTTAAACACAATTAACTCCATACACGCGCCAATTTTATGAATCGCAGGAGTACGTTCAAGCAAACACGCCGGTGCCCGGCGTGAATGTCACGGGCACGCGATAGCCTGCCGTCAAAGATGTTGAGAGAACTGTTTTCGCCCGCTACCGCCACCTGGTTCGAGGAGGCGTTCCCCGGCCCCACCGAGGCTCAGGCCAGTGGATGGCCGGCCATCGCGGCCGGTCAGCACACGCTGATCCACGCCCCCACCGGGTCGGGCAAGACGCTGGCTGCGTTCCTCTACACGCTCGACCAGTTGCTTACCGAACCCGTGCCGGCCAAGTCCCGGCGCTGCCGGGTCCTCTACATCTCGCCGATGAAGGCCCTGGCCCATGACGTGGAGCGCAACCTCCGGGCGCCCCTGACCGGGATCGCCCACGCCGCCGAGCGCCACGGCCTGGCGACCCCTCCCGAGGTGGTGGCCGCCATCCGCACCGGAGACACCCCGCCCGCCGACCGCCAGCGCATGCAGCGCCACCCCCCGGACATCCTCATCACCACCCCCGAGTCCCTGTTCCTGATCCTCACCAGCGCGGCCCGCAAGATGCTGGCTTCGGTCCGGTGGGTCATCCT carries:
- a CDS encoding Fic family protein; the encoded protein is MIYRTPLLSPSDERALDAINGLRDNLRLYVRNPRRWYGTLRRATVARAVQGSNSIEGYHATVEDVAAVMANEDPTSLDPATRDAVAGYRDAMTYVIQQAREAPTIDASTLRALHFMITRHDLSSNPGLWRPGPVWVNDNEGRAVYEAPERSLVEPLVSALLDQINASDQHVIVTGAMAHLNLVLVHPFSDGNGRVARCLQSLVLGSDGLLSPEFFSIEEYLGRNTPAYYAALTDVAGGRWSPDRSARPWIEFCITAHYRQAMTVRRRIREMEELWDRCEQLAAQHRLPARTVAALVDSARGWRLRRSLYMSLIEISYGDKVSSAVATRDLAAMTRAGLLDPRGERRGRYYVGATPLREAWHRIRRARPPRGADDPYQLPTTPTLPGLP